From the genome of Elusimicrobiota bacterium, one region includes:
- a CDS encoding response regulator: protein MGNNVLIADDEPDMADFLKTALEADGYVVDSAASADGISNKLKTFAADLILLDMGMPGLNPVTPAVDVRTKTKTKAKILIMTGRDIVKEQKEGHLKGSDGAMQKGSGMDAIVKKVRELLPK from the coding sequence ATGGGCAATAACGTTTTGATCGCCGATGACGAGCCGGACATGGCGGACTTCCTCAAGACCGCCCTCGAAGCCGACGGGTACGTCGTGGACTCGGCGGCCTCCGCCGACGGCATCTCCAACAAGCTCAAGACCTTCGCCGCCGACCTCATCCTCCTCGACATGGGCATGCCGGGCCTCAACCCCGTCACCCCCGCCGTCGACGTCCGGACCAAGACGAAGACGAAGGCGAAGATCCTCATCATGACGGGCCGCGACATCGTCAAGGAGCAGAAGGAAGGCCACCTCAAGGGCTCCGACGGGGCGATGCAGAAGGGCTCCGGCATGGACGCCATCGTCAAGAAAGTGCGGGAGCTGCTGCCGAAGTAG
- the htpX gene encoding protease HtpX, with translation MKRVLLFMGVNILVMLTLSLVVGVLGLDRGLYAHGLDLPRLLAFCAVFGFGGALFSLAISRWTAKVTLGVELIDPANPGGNAEAFLVEKVRLLSSRVGLTTLPEIGVYPSPEVNAFATGPTRDRALVAVSAGMLQRMDPQALEGVLGHELSHVANGDMVTMTLLQGVANTFVMFFARVAAFFIDQALRSRDEEGRRGGLGPIAHFFLVWALEAVFYLLAGILVNAFSRWREYRADAGAAQCAGKEKMIHALEQLQRASGLVDESHAALATMKIHGRGAGLLSRLFSTHPALEARIAALKALP, from the coding sequence ATGAAACGCGTGCTTCTCTTCATGGGCGTCAACATCCTCGTGATGCTGACGCTCTCCCTCGTCGTCGGAGTCCTCGGCCTCGACCGCGGGCTCTACGCGCACGGGCTGGATCTCCCCCGCCTGCTCGCGTTCTGCGCCGTCTTCGGCTTCGGCGGCGCGCTCTTCTCGCTGGCGATCTCGCGCTGGACGGCCAAGGTCACCCTCGGCGTCGAGCTCATCGACCCGGCGAACCCCGGCGGCAACGCCGAGGCCTTCCTCGTCGAGAAGGTCCGCCTCCTGAGCTCGCGGGTCGGTCTGACGACCCTGCCGGAGATCGGCGTCTACCCGAGCCCCGAGGTCAACGCCTTCGCCACCGGCCCCACCCGCGACCGCGCGCTCGTCGCGGTCTCCGCCGGGATGCTCCAGCGCATGGACCCGCAGGCCCTCGAGGGCGTGCTCGGGCACGAGCTCTCGCACGTGGCCAACGGCGACATGGTGACGATGACCCTGCTGCAGGGCGTGGCGAACACCTTCGTGATGTTCTTCGCGCGCGTCGCGGCGTTCTTCATCGACCAGGCCCTGCGCTCGCGCGACGAAGAGGGCCGCCGCGGAGGGCTCGGCCCCATCGCCCATTTCTTCCTGGTCTGGGCGCTCGAGGCCGTCTTCTACCTGCTGGCGGGCATCCTCGTCAACGCCTTCTCCCGCTGGCGCGAGTACCGGGCCGACGCGGGCGCGGCGCAGTGCGCCGGCAAGGAGAAGATGATCCACGCCCTCGAGCAGCTCCAGCGCGCCTCCGGCCTCGTCGACGAGAGCCACGCGGCGCTCGCGACGATGAAGATCCACGGCCGCGGCGCGGGCCTGCTCTCCCGCCTCTTCTCGACCCATCCGGCCCTCGAAGCGCGCATCGCCGCCCTCAAAGCCCTCCCCTGA
- the yqeK gene encoding bis(5'-nucleosyl)-tetraphosphatase (symmetrical) YqeK — MNRPLKILLFGGSFDPPHLGHLALLRAALRRARPDRAYVLPAWQSPLKVPSGTPARTRLGLLDRALAEGLSPAERRAVVVDRFELQRGRRTYSYEAVRRLRRLHPGTEILFLAGSDFLDDFARWRRPEELLRSCRFLVGARPGSSAPAEAALLGFERLPGDFPEISSTEVRRRLLCGEDLSELLSPGVRRALRAQGLYGTAVHRLLAARLEPKRYRHTLAVARIACELAARHGLAVERAALAGLLHDCGRILSPSAMTRYARAHRLEVPFFDEVVARRPGLLHAYVGADLGAKRFGVQDPAVLSAVRKHTLGDPRMTRFDRLLYTADACSEDRSYPEAVRIRRLARRDLDDGFRETVRVKLTWVLTQGDWMHPYGPALWNQACAG; from the coding sequence ATGAACAGACCCCTAAAAATCCTGCTCTTCGGAGGAAGCTTCGACCCTCCCCACCTGGGACACCTCGCGCTCCTGCGCGCGGCGCTGAGGCGCGCGCGTCCCGACCGGGCGTACGTGCTCCCCGCCTGGCAGTCGCCCCTCAAGGTCCCCTCCGGCACCCCGGCGCGCACGCGGCTGGGACTCCTCGACCGCGCCCTTGCCGAAGGCCTCTCTCCCGCGGAGCGCCGCGCCGTCGTCGTCGACCGTTTCGAGCTCCAGCGCGGACGGCGCACCTACAGCTACGAGGCCGTCCGTCGCCTGCGGCGCCTGCATCCCGGAACGGAGATCCTGTTCCTGGCCGGCAGCGACTTCCTCGACGACTTCGCGCGCTGGCGCCGCCCCGAGGAGCTGCTGCGCTCCTGCCGCTTCCTCGTCGGCGCGCGCCCGGGCTCCAGCGCCCCCGCGGAAGCCGCGCTCCTCGGCTTCGAGCGCCTGCCCGGGGACTTCCCGGAGATCTCCTCGACCGAAGTCCGACGCCGCCTGCTCTGCGGAGAGGACCTCTCCGAGCTGCTGAGCCCCGGCGTGCGGCGCGCGCTGCGCGCGCAGGGCCTCTACGGGACCGCCGTCCACCGCCTGCTGGCCGCGCGCCTCGAGCCCAAGCGCTACCGCCATACGCTCGCGGTGGCCCGCATCGCCTGCGAACTCGCCGCCCGCCACGGCCTCGCCGTCGAGCGGGCCGCCCTCGCGGGCCTCCTGCACGACTGCGGCCGCATCCTCTCCCCCTCCGCGATGACGCGCTACGCGCGCGCGCACCGCCTCGAGGTCCCCTTCTTCGACGAGGTCGTCGCGCGCCGTCCCGGCCTGCTCCACGCCTACGTGGGCGCGGACCTCGGTGCGAAGCGCTTCGGCGTCCAGGACCCCGCGGTGCTCTCGGCGGTGCGCAAGCACACGCTCGGCGACCCGCGCATGACCCGCTTCGACCGCCTCCTCTACACGGCCGACGCCTGCTCCGAGGACCGCTCCTACCCCGAGGCCGTGCGCATCCGCCGCCTGGCCCGCCGCGACCTCGACGACGGCTTCCGCGAGACCGTGCGCGTGAAGCTCACCTGGGTGCTGACGCAGGGAGACTGGATGCACCCCTACGGCCCCGCGCTGTGGAATCAGGCCTGCGCGGGATGA
- a CDS encoding LytR C-terminal domain-containing protein, whose translation MNRGLLAALALLVPALAAALLELSSPFCAGLRAGRPSAGFVALRTAGSDPSAPPALYAAVLGPSSRTLDLLELPASTPAPGGTLASACRAAGPRACARAMAGAARGFLDAQPGWAWRTPPPFLLEIDLPSGAASDPFGAASRLTSAVSDPLFVARLPLRLRALRAVRREGLGRYDLLRLTLAAARLRPGGVALARLVDPRLAPTLLAGVAARLEGRSLAEATLTVEVLNGSDSGGVALRATKILRWRGIDVVHFGNAPTMEPRVRVVVRSGRSEAAAEVLDALGCPDAEVLTELEPEPRAAVSLVIGQDYARCARLTEDSPF comes from the coding sequence ATGAACCGGGGCCTCCTCGCCGCGCTCGCGCTCCTCGTCCCGGCGCTCGCCGCCGCCCTCCTCGAGCTCTCCTCCCCCTTCTGCGCGGGGCTGCGCGCGGGGCGCCCCTCGGCCGGCTTCGTCGCCCTGCGGACGGCGGGGAGCGACCCCTCCGCCCCGCCCGCCCTCTACGCGGCGGTCCTCGGCCCGAGCTCGCGCACCCTCGACCTCCTCGAGCTCCCCGCCTCGACCCCGGCCCCCGGCGGGACGCTCGCCTCGGCCTGCCGCGCCGCCGGCCCCCGCGCATGCGCGCGCGCCATGGCCGGGGCCGCCCGGGGCTTCCTCGACGCCCAGCCGGGCTGGGCCTGGCGCACCCCGCCCCCCTTCCTGCTCGAGATCGACCTGCCCTCCGGCGCGGCGAGCGACCCGTTCGGGGCCGCGTCGCGGCTGACGTCGGCCGTCTCCGACCCCCTCTTCGTCGCGCGCCTGCCCCTGCGCCTGCGCGCGCTGCGCGCCGTGCGGCGGGAGGGGTTGGGACGCTACGACCTTCTGCGCCTGACCCTCGCCGCCGCCCGCCTGCGTCCCGGCGGGGTGGCGCTCGCGCGCCTGGTCGACCCCCGACTGGCCCCTACGCTCCTGGCGGGGGTCGCCGCTCGGCTCGAGGGGCGCTCCCTGGCCGAGGCGACGCTCACCGTCGAGGTCCTCAACGGCTCCGACTCCGGCGGGGTCGCCCTGCGCGCCACAAAAATACTACGATGGCGCGGAATCGACGTCGTGCACTTCGGCAACGCTCCGACGATGGAGCCCCGCGTGCGCGTCGTCGTCCGTTCGGGCCGCTCCGAAGCCGCGGCCGAGGTCCTGGACGCTCTCGGCTGCCCGGACGCGGAGGTCCTGACCGAGCTCGAGCCGGAGCCGCGCGCGGCCGTGAGCCTCGTGATCGGCCAGGACTACGCGCGCTGCGCGCGCCTGACCGAAGACTCGCCGTTCTAG
- a CDS encoding type IV pilus twitching motility protein PilT has translation MELVDILKQAVSAGASDIHLVVGKAPMMRLDGIIQEVPGFAVLSGEDTKRLIYSILYEEQRARFEENWELDCSFAVRGFARFRVNVLLQKNGVEAVMRVISSKIPTPEQLRLTPAAIGFSDLPRGLVLVTGPTGSGKSTTLACIMELINQKEPCHILTIEDPIEFVYDSKKSIFRQREVGQNTKSFTNALRSALRQDPDVILVGELRDLETISLAITAAETGHLCFGTLHTQDAPSTIDRIIDVFPPHQQTQIRVQLAVTLQGIVSQILLPRKDGQGRVAAREILVMTPAISNLIREGKTHMIYGAIDTGAKFGMVPMDKSLADLIKQGVIDPDDALKYAHNPKVLEQLCGLKPKGETATMMS, from the coding sequence ATGGAACTCGTCGACATCCTCAAGCAGGCCGTCAGCGCCGGCGCCAGCGACATCCACCTCGTGGTGGGCAAGGCGCCGATGATGCGCCTCGACGGCATCATCCAGGAAGTCCCGGGCTTCGCCGTACTCTCCGGCGAGGACACCAAGCGCCTCATCTACTCGATCCTCTACGAGGAGCAGCGCGCCCGCTTCGAGGAGAACTGGGAGCTCGACTGCTCCTTCGCGGTGCGCGGCTTCGCCCGCTTCCGCGTCAACGTCCTGCTCCAGAAGAACGGCGTCGAGGCCGTCATGCGCGTCATCTCCTCGAAGATCCCCACCCCCGAGCAGCTGCGCCTGACGCCCGCCGCCATCGGCTTCTCGGACCTCCCGCGCGGCCTCGTCCTGGTCACCGGGCCCACGGGCTCGGGCAAGTCCACGACGCTGGCCTGCATCATGGAGCTCATCAACCAGAAGGAGCCCTGCCACATCCTGACCATCGAGGATCCCATCGAGTTCGTCTATGACTCGAAGAAGAGCATCTTCCGCCAGCGCGAGGTCGGGCAGAACACGAAGAGCTTCACCAACGCGCTGCGCAGCGCCCTGCGCCAGGACCCCGACGTCATCCTCGTCGGCGAGCTGCGCGACCTCGAGACCATCTCGCTGGCCATCACCGCCGCCGAGACCGGACACCTCTGCTTCGGCACGCTGCACACGCAGGACGCCCCCTCGACGATCGACCGCATCATCGACGTGTTCCCGCCGCACCAGCAGACGCAGATCCGCGTCCAGCTCGCCGTCACGCTCCAGGGCATCGTCAGCCAGATCCTCCTCCCGCGCAAGGACGGGCAGGGCCGCGTGGCCGCACGCGAGATCCTGGTCATGACGCCGGCCATCAGCAACCTCATCCGCGAAGGCAAGACGCACATGATCTACGGCGCCATCGACACCGGCGCGAAGTTCGGCATGGTCCCGATGGACAAGTCGCTCGCCGACCTCATCAAGCAGGGCGTCATCGACCCGGACGACGCCCTCAAGTACGCGCACAACCCCAAAGTCCTCGAGCAGCTCTGCGGACTCAAGCCCAAGGGCGAGACCGCGACGATGATGAGCTGA
- a CDS encoding cyclic nucleotide-binding domain-containing protein, whose protein sequence is MEKLQLLRQLKLFVGVPEDQLAKLSDFLIQETRKDGETVFHEGTPGDALYFVAAGRVRIAKHLPRAEGGQELKDLAILSAGDCFGEMALIESVQRSADAIVSGDAVLLKLERKDLDRWLRAHPLLALGFFNRLVQTLSGRLRRSSAELAMLFDLSRMLLENFESTRELVARVFERIVPHLEGDWAAGAWVYNEFNDEMDLAASRGGFESVPAEVKAAAQEGKSGWLDASTYAVAFPGSKRPRGAFLLRRAAPPTEEERVELDRALTTTALLIATALENIAYRAEEGFRSRLNTVKTTRI, encoded by the coding sequence ATGGAAAAGCTCCAGCTCCTGCGCCAGCTCAAACTCTTCGTCGGGGTGCCCGAGGACCAGCTCGCCAAGCTCTCGGACTTCCTCATCCAGGAGACGCGCAAGGACGGCGAGACCGTCTTCCACGAGGGGACCCCCGGGGACGCCCTGTATTTCGTGGCCGCCGGCCGCGTGCGCATCGCCAAGCACCTGCCGCGCGCCGAGGGCGGCCAGGAGCTCAAGGACCTCGCCATCCTCTCGGCCGGCGACTGCTTCGGCGAGATGGCCCTCATCGAATCGGTCCAGCGCTCGGCGGACGCCATCGTCTCCGGCGACGCCGTGCTGCTCAAGCTCGAGCGCAAGGACCTCGACCGCTGGCTGCGCGCGCACCCCCTGCTGGCGCTCGGCTTCTTCAACCGCCTCGTCCAGACGCTCTCCGGACGCCTGCGCCGCTCGTCCGCGGAGCTCGCGATGCTCTTCGACCTCAGCCGCATGCTCCTCGAGAACTTCGAGAGCACGCGCGAGCTCGTCGCGCGGGTCTTCGAGCGCATCGTGCCGCACCTCGAAGGCGACTGGGCCGCGGGGGCGTGGGTCTACAACGAGTTCAACGACGAGATGGACCTCGCCGCCTCCCGCGGCGGCTTCGAGTCCGTCCCCGCCGAGGTGAAGGCCGCCGCGCAGGAAGGGAAGTCGGGCTGGCTCGACGCCTCCACCTACGCCGTGGCCTTCCCCGGGTCGAAGCGGCCGCGCGGGGCGTTCCTCCTGCGCCGCGCCGCTCCTCCCACCGAAGAGGAGCGCGTCGAGCTCGACCGCGCCCTCACCACGACCGCGCTCCTCATCGCCACCGCACTCGAGAACATCGCCTATCGCGCCGAGGAGGGGTTCCGCTCCCGCCTCAATACCGTCAAGACCACGAGGATCTAG
- the rsfS gene encoding ribosome silencing factor: MPDSEKTDAASRRFRALAVTAAKAADSKKGEDLLLLNIHRFTSLTDYLLLVSADSAPHIKALQDHVEEVLEEKGVVPVHRDGRESGTWRVLDYGGLMIHFLNPETRRLFALERLFHGARKIAVP; this comes from the coding sequence ATGCCGGACTCCGAGAAGACCGACGCCGCCTCCCGCCGCTTCCGCGCGCTCGCCGTGACCGCGGCCAAGGCGGCCGACTCCAAGAAGGGCGAAGACCTGCTGCTGCTGAACATCCACCGCTTCACCTCGCTGACCGACTACCTGCTCCTCGTGAGCGCGGACTCCGCGCCCCACATCAAGGCCCTGCAGGACCACGTCGAGGAGGTCCTCGAGGAGAAGGGCGTCGTCCCGGTGCACCGCGACGGCCGCGAGAGCGGCACCTGGCGCGTGCTCGACTACGGCGGGCTCATGATCCACTTCCTGAACCCGGAGACGCGGCGCCTCTTCGCACTCGAGCGCCTCTTCCACGGCGCGCGCAAGATCGCCGTCCCCTGA